A genomic stretch from Candidatus Flexicrinis proximus includes:
- a CDS encoding tetratricopeptide repeat protein — protein MELGNLRTALGWAIANESGELALALSVGMYELWQRLGILREGKQRLFEALDATKGLESPLRARGLYCAGALVDWLGEPLVAQGLYRESLRLYEALEETAGIISVLVPLASALINQGDFVEGRSRSEQALSMAREHDKPEGIARALSNLGMVSIYQGEAQKARGSYEEMLSVSQANKDLASEMGWALTGLSWVELLQGNYEVAQEYINQSLAIHYQLSDMLSATLALVCDSWIALYQADVAVAAGKLAACLTLCRELGIVQLSLWPLVGLARLDLHRGNAPQARASLEEALRLCQQLNFPPMTTWVYIGFGKLLRLEGDIETAFDDLDRGLMLSHKRDDKSALVTALEEFAAHFAVQNQIEPAAQLCTAPRSRCARLISCRYRKSMALNAIKY, from the coding sequence ATGGAACTCGGCAACCTGAGAACCGCTCTGGGATGGGCGATCGCCAACGAGTCAGGCGAACTTGCGTTGGCCCTCAGCGTGGGAATGTATGAACTGTGGCAGAGGTTAGGCATCCTGCGGGAAGGGAAACAGCGCCTGTTTGAAGCACTCGACGCGACCAAGGGCCTCGAATCGCCGCTGCGCGCCCGCGGTCTATACTGCGCCGGCGCACTCGTTGACTGGCTGGGAGAGCCGCTGGTGGCGCAGGGCCTCTACCGGGAATCTCTCCGTCTGTATGAGGCGTTGGAGGAAACAGCAGGCATAATAAGCGTGCTAGTCCCGCTGGCGTCGGCGCTGATCAATCAGGGGGACTTCGTTGAAGGGCGATCGCGGTCCGAGCAGGCGCTGAGCATGGCGCGGGAACATGACAAGCCGGAAGGTATTGCGCGCGCGCTAAGCAATCTGGGGATGGTCTCGATCTACCAGGGTGAAGCGCAGAAGGCTCGGGGATCCTATGAGGAGATGTTATCTGTCTCTCAGGCCAACAAAGACCTCGCGTCGGAAATGGGCTGGGCGCTCACCGGATTGAGCTGGGTCGAGCTGCTGCAGGGGAACTATGAGGTTGCCCAAGAGTACATCAATCAGAGCCTCGCCATCCATTACCAATTGTCAGATATGCTCAGCGCGACTCTTGCGCTGGTCTGCGACAGTTGGATCGCACTTTATCAAGCCGATGTGGCCGTCGCGGCGGGTAAATTGGCCGCGTGCCTGACTTTGTGCCGGGAACTAGGCATCGTGCAATTGAGCCTGTGGCCGCTGGTCGGCCTCGCGCGGCTCGACCTGCATCGCGGCAATGCGCCGCAGGCGCGCGCGTCCCTTGAAGAAGCCCTGCGGCTTTGCCAGCAGTTGAACTTCCCGCCGATGACCACCTGGGTCTACATCGGCTTTGGAAAACTGCTTCGGCTGGAAGGCGACATCGAAACGGCGTTTGACGATCTCGACCGCGGGCTGATGCTCAGTCACAAGCGGGACGACAAGAGCGCGCTGGTGACCGCACTAGAAGAATTTGCAGCGCACTTTGCCGTTCAGAACCAGATCGAACCGGCAGCACAACTTTGTACGGCGCCGCGGAGTCGCTGCGCGAGACTTATCAGCTGCCGTTACCGAAAATCGATGGCATTGAACGCGATCAAGTATTGA
- a CDS encoding response regulator transcription factor — MGSLTDGLLIRDFFAAGAKAYLMVGDDLTICLPTAIDMALRGRPYLSPTANAEYLTAMQSPLRDWKLDTEARTVLRLLARGFHISDVASHLNIPLRRAYWVRLKLRRRFGASTNEHLISMALQEGYTFRTS; from the coding sequence ATGGGATCTCTCACCGACGGGCTGCTCATCCGCGATTTCTTCGCGGCCGGGGCGAAAGCCTATCTGATGGTCGGCGACGATCTGACCATCTGCCTGCCGACGGCCATCGACATGGCGCTGCGGGGGCGGCCGTACCTCTCGCCGACCGCGAACGCCGAGTACCTGACCGCGATGCAGTCGCCGCTGCGAGACTGGAAACTCGACACCGAAGCCCGTACTGTGCTGCGGCTTCTGGCGCGCGGTTTCCATATCAGTGACGTCGCCAGCCACTTGAACATTCCCTTGAGGCGCGCCTATTGGGTGCGCCTGAAACTCCGCCGGCGTTTTGGCGCCAGCACCAACGAGCACCTGATCAGCATGGCGCTGCAGGAAGGCTATACCTTCCGCACCAGTTGA
- a CDS encoding response regulator transcription factor — MRPIRMIVISGNTTTSSRITQIVAQSNSPVEIVGSFEDFQAAVQYLSNHVLEAILIDGTLLYPATLVQEIKALSLKRFAGAAIVILQQPTLSLLQKLIVLGVRGIIHKNDNLESHLVQVIILGQQRGLHVSPGISQCIDELRTLPIALSPRAYDVLKLLASGLEPKAIASHIGIGIHTVYRTLRVLRDKFDAQSNSHLTAVATQERLLEIDRVD; from the coding sequence ATGCGACCCATCAGGATGATCGTTATCTCTGGCAACACCACTACCAGCAGCCGGATTACTCAAATCGTGGCGCAGTCCAATTCACCGGTTGAAATTGTTGGCAGCTTTGAGGATTTTCAGGCCGCCGTTCAATATCTCAGTAATCATGTTTTGGAGGCCATCCTGATTGACGGCACGCTGCTATATCCCGCGACTCTGGTTCAGGAAATCAAGGCACTATCTCTGAAACGTTTCGCGGGCGCTGCGATCGTCATCCTGCAGCAGCCCACCTTGAGTTTGCTGCAAAAGCTAATCGTCCTGGGGGTTCGAGGGATCATTCACAAGAATGACAATTTGGAATCACATCTTGTTCAAGTGATTATTTTAGGACAACAGCGCGGCTTACATGTATCGCCCGGGATATCGCAGTGCATTGATGAACTGCGAACGCTACCAATTGCGCTCAGCCCGCGCGCGTACGATGTCCTCAAATTGTTGGCGAGTGGCTTAGAGCCAAAGGCAATCGCATCTCATATCGGTATCGGAATCCATACGGTCTATCGAACTCTCAGGGTGCTTCGAGACAAATTCGATGCTCAGAGCAATTCCCACCTGACCGCCGTCGCAACTCAAGAGAGGCTGCTTGAAATAGACCGCGTTGACTGA
- a CDS encoding recombinase family protein has protein sequence MAAITRRKPVHAPPHPGWAIYLRTSSEDHQKPELSRARQRAIIDGSVLAHSKLPVINEYVDILTGRSPNRVGYQQLLADARIGKFSHVIVERADRFGRNDTEALRAIDELNEFGVGVRFANSPDLDPMDPDDRVLVTLSFTLARRESALLGIRTRGGQQAKRKSGGYISYAPDGYINVTERTDNSKRTDLGRWDKTIEQDPERAKIIREAWDLLLEDRLSLGGIAETLHQRGYRHRSGRPFVESLPNEKRTANISSLCNIFHNWTYAGWVTSLKNGIMPKTVRGNWEPIVTTEEFERAQDILAKRNTHRTTRSKQFYLLTGLLFHRRQHGNLRRMSGSTSNAGRRNGGTPYYRIEGAGK, from the coding sequence ATGGCAGCAATTACGCGAAGGAAACCCGTACATGCCCCACCCCACCCCGGCTGGGCGATTTATCTCCGCACGAGCAGCGAGGATCATCAGAAACCGGAGCTGTCGCGGGCGCGCCAACGCGCCATCATCGATGGAAGTGTACTGGCGCACTCCAAACTACCTGTTATCAACGAGTATGTGGACATATTGACAGGCAGGTCACCCAACCGTGTTGGGTATCAGCAGCTTCTCGCGGATGCCCGGATAGGAAAGTTCTCCCATGTGATCGTTGAACGGGCAGATAGGTTTGGGCGCAATGACACTGAAGCGCTCCGAGCCATAGACGAGCTAAACGAGTTTGGCGTCGGTGTGAGGTTTGCCAATTCGCCTGATCTCGATCCGATGGATCCCGATGACCGGGTGCTGGTTACCCTTTCGTTCACGCTTGCACGGCGCGAGTCGGCTTTGCTCGGTATCCGCACACGCGGTGGGCAACAAGCGAAGCGCAAGAGCGGCGGCTACATCAGCTACGCACCAGATGGATACATAAACGTCACGGAACGCACCGATAACTCTAAACGGACTGATCTGGGGCGATGGGATAAAACGATTGAGCAAGACCCCGAACGCGCGAAGATTATTCGCGAAGCCTGGGATTTGCTGCTTGAAGACAGGTTGTCGCTCGGGGGAATCGCTGAAACGCTCCATCAGCGCGGCTACCGTCACCGCTCTGGCCGACCCTTCGTCGAATCGTTGCCAAATGAAAAGCGCACGGCGAATATCAGCTCCCTGTGCAATATCTTCCATAACTGGACCTATGCGGGTTGGGTCACCAGTTTGAAGAATGGGATCATGCCTAAGACTGTGCGCGGCAACTGGGAGCCCATCGTCACGACGGAGGAGTTTGAACGAGCGCAAGATATCCTGGCTAAGCGGAATACGCACCGAACCACGCGGTCTAAGCAGTTTTATCTGCTTACAGGCTTGCTCTTCCATCGTCGGCAGCATGGCAATCTGCGCAGAATGAGCGGCTCGACCTCCAATGCCGGACGGCGCAATGGTGGCACACCTTACTACCGGATTGAAGGCGCGGGGAAGTGA
- a CDS encoding tetratricopeptide repeat protein yields the protein MKRLSVLIAIVLLGVTSLWAQANDIESLYELGITTYWDYGTEADAVEIFTQVIALDPNFIAAYAYRGATYRLINQMELAKADFDYALQRDPQNGLALSMLARWHMQRGELTLALELSRQALALEPNVAVVHYNHARILTNTGSYQDGFSAYDEAIRLEKNAAARSQYYYNRGVELIEAYDDRLTAIESFTAALESDPTNPLPYASRAHNYILFSFVDGFLDLAVVDLEQALAIDPEFTYALGEYGNALMQLGRYDEALAALGRGIALDPTNADFHVLQGLVYAHQEDATTALGLINQAIVLDPQNDQLYFNRAIVHKERGDIRAALDDYTRAIQLNPNNHQALLNRGNLYTEDADYAAAIADYSAAIVVWPSFTLAYNVRGIAYSRQGNHEAALADFATVIELTPFWSAGHYNAGLEFYALGQYDEAIEAYTRSIELDPTDIKAYQSRAWAYRMIGALDKASADEERAIELGE from the coding sequence ATGAAACGCTTGAGTGTCCTTATCGCCATTGTTTTACTCGGCGTCACTTCGCTGTGGGCACAGGCGAACGATATTGAAAGTCTCTATGAGCTTGGCATTACGACCTACTGGGACTACGGCACTGAGGCTGACGCGGTTGAAATCTTCACTCAAGTGATCGCCCTGGATCCGAACTTTATCGCTGCCTATGCTTATCGCGGCGCAACCTACCGTTTGATAAACCAGATGGAACTCGCCAAAGCGGATTTCGACTATGCTTTACAACGCGATCCACAAAACGGGCTGGCGCTTTCGATGCTGGCACGCTGGCACATGCAGCGTGGTGAATTAACCCTCGCGCTAGAACTCAGCCGCCAGGCACTGGCGCTCGAACCGAACGTCGCGGTTGTTCACTACAATCATGCCCGTATTTTGACGAATACAGGCAGTTATCAGGACGGCTTCAGCGCCTATGACGAAGCGATCAGGCTGGAGAAAAACGCGGCCGCACGCTCGCAATATTATTACAATCGGGGGGTCGAGCTTATCGAGGCCTATGACGATCGATTGACGGCGATCGAGAGTTTTACTGCCGCGCTGGAAAGCGATCCGACGAATCCGTTACCGTACGCGAGCCGTGCTCATAACTATATCCTCTTTAGTTTTGTCGATGGTTTTCTCGATCTGGCGGTTGTTGACCTTGAACAGGCGCTAGCAATCGATCCGGAATTCACGTATGCCCTTGGGGAATATGGTAATGCATTGATGCAGCTTGGGCGTTACGACGAGGCGCTGGCAGCATTGGGAAGGGGAATAGCCCTCGATCCGACCAATGCGGATTTTCACGTGTTGCAGGGCCTCGTGTATGCGCATCAGGAAGACGCGACGACAGCGCTTGGACTGATCAACCAGGCCATCGTGCTCGATCCCCAAAACGATCAGCTATATTTCAATCGGGCAATTGTGCATAAGGAACGCGGTGACATTCGCGCGGCACTGGATGACTATACCCGTGCTATTCAGCTCAACCCCAATAACCACCAGGCGCTCTTGAATCGGGGCAACCTATATACCGAGGACGCGGACTATGCAGCCGCGATTGCAGACTATTCGGCTGCAATCGTGGTTTGGCCGTCGTTTACGCTGGCATACAATGTCCGTGGAATTGCTTACAGTCGCCAGGGTAACCACGAGGCTGCTCTAGCGGATTTCGCGACCGTAATTGAGTTGACACCTTTCTGGAGCGCGGGTCATTACAATGCTGGCTTGGAATTCTATGCATTAGGTCAGTACGATGAAGCCATTGAAGCATATACGCGTTCCATTGAACTTGACCCGACTGATATCAAGGCTTATCAAAGTCGTGCCTGGGCATATCGAATGATCGGCGCGCTGGACAAAGCGAGCGCAGACGAGGAGCGAGCGATCGAATTAGGCGAATAA
- a CDS encoding winged helix-turn-helix transcriptional regulator has translation MAGYQLHLEIDLEASTVRKGAEVILLTLKEWDLLRVLVRHKNQTLSHKFLLQAVWGDGYNIESNYLYVHIKQLRRKLSTSASDSQYIRTVPKLGYQWVEPEEEEIAASANPLSKPDCRPPRTAHLFRRARTRTCLTRKADAQARCAPAYPDGPGGIGKRGFP, from the coding sequence GTGGCTGGATACCAACTCCACCTGGAAATCGATCTGGAAGCCTCGACGGTACGCAAGGGCGCAGAAGTGATTCTGTTGACCCTAAAGGAATGGGACCTGCTGCGTGTGTTGGTACGGCACAAGAACCAGACACTGTCTCACAAGTTCCTGCTGCAGGCGGTATGGGGTGACGGCTACAACATAGAAAGCAATTACCTGTACGTCCACATCAAGCAGCTGCGAAGGAAGCTTAGTACCAGTGCGAGCGATTCGCAGTACATACGCACGGTGCCGAAGCTCGGGTACCAGTGGGTTGAACCGGAAGAAGAAGAAATTGCCGCAAGCGCCAATCCGCTAAGCAAGCCGGATTGCAGGCCACCCCGCACCGCTCACCTCTTTCGTCGGGCGCGAACGCGAACTTGCCTTACTCGAAAAGCTGATGCGCAAGCGCGATGTGCGCCTGCTTACCCTGACGGTCCCGGTGGCATCGGAAAACGCGGCTTTCCTTAG
- a CDS encoding methyltransferase domain-containing protein, with amino-acid sequence MNSRDYAFLTTALGVRVLADLAAADLSDAGTLGLLTRLRKTLAPEQAAAAVEQAKLRVKAAAKFGADAERMFFTRDGLEQASDPRIRRYRAAEASGRALIIDACCGIGTDALSFAAAPGERRTVLGLDLDAVRVEVARYNAAALGLDNARFEVLDVRRPLPETAELVFFDPARRDSNGRRLQHVEQYLPALSSLKAWDAPYVWAKLSPAVDLDETRAYGGLIEFHSVDGDLKEAMLRINRIPTPANAFDGQLTSAIRHDAGGAEVWKWRKAPPAVDEREPRGWLLEPDPALMRAGYVQHLAAQLGAAQLDATIAYLTIDARPDTPWARAWEILDWMPFSLKRLKATLRAQGVGRVTVKKRGHAMTPEDLQAALRLDGKGEERVVVLTRVKGQPAVIICR; translated from the coding sequence ATGAACTCACGAGACTATGCCTTTCTTACCACAGCATTAGGCGTGCGGGTGCTGGCGGACCTGGCTGCGGCGGACCTGTCGGACGCGGGGACGCTGGGGCTGCTGACGCGGCTGCGCAAAACGCTGGCGCCTGAACAGGCCGCGGCGGCGGTCGAGCAGGCGAAACTGCGCGTGAAGGCTGCAGCGAAGTTTGGCGCCGATGCGGAGCGCATGTTCTTCACACGGGATGGACTGGAACAGGCCAGCGATCCACGCATCCGGCGCTACCGCGCCGCTGAAGCGAGTGGAAGAGCGTTGATCATCGACGCATGCTGCGGGATCGGCACGGACGCGCTGAGTTTTGCGGCCGCGCCGGGAGAGCGCCGGACGGTGCTGGGGCTTGATCTGGACGCGGTACGGGTGGAAGTGGCGCGGTACAACGCCGCGGCGCTCGGCCTCGACAACGCGCGATTCGAGGTGCTGGATGTGAGGCGGCCGCTGCCTGAAACGGCCGAACTGGTCTTCTTCGATCCGGCTCGGCGCGACTCAAACGGCCGCCGGCTGCAGCATGTCGAGCAGTATCTGCCGGCGCTGTCGAGCCTGAAGGCCTGGGACGCGCCGTATGTCTGGGCGAAGCTGTCGCCGGCGGTCGATCTGGACGAAACCCGCGCTTACGGCGGCCTGATCGAGTTCCACTCGGTGGACGGCGACCTGAAAGAAGCGATGCTGCGTATAAACCGCATCCCGACCCCGGCCAACGCTTTCGACGGCCAACTGACCTCGGCGATCCGGCACGATGCCGGCGGCGCAGAGGTGTGGAAGTGGCGCAAGGCACCGCCCGCAGTGGACGAACGCGAACCGCGCGGCTGGCTGCTTGAACCCGATCCAGCCTTGATGCGCGCCGGATACGTCCAACACCTGGCGGCACAGCTCGGCGCGGCGCAGCTTGACGCGACGATCGCCTATCTGACGATCGACGCGCGGCCCGATACGCCGTGGGCGCGGGCCTGGGAAATCCTGGACTGGATGCCGTTCTCCCTGAAACGGCTCAAAGCTACTCTGCGCGCGCAAGGGGTCGGGCGCGTCACGGTCAAAAAGCGCGGTCACGCGATGACCCCCGAAGACCTACAGGCCGCGCTCCGGCTGGATGGCAAGGGCGAGGAGCGCGTGGTGGTGCTGACCCGCGTGAAAGGCCAACCCGCAGTGATTATCTGCCGGTGA
- a CDS encoding OsmC family protein: MHGTTVRTHGGHHATITARHHTWHGDSPIHDGGTDTAATPEELLLGALGACASITAKMYAERKGWPLKDVIITLEMERKPREDAPFAHEISEKIELIGDLTTEQRARIQEIMGRCPVRRTVTNPLLFVEELLAAENPAD, encoded by the coding sequence ATGCACGGCACCACGGTTCGCACTCACGGCGGGCATCACGCTACCATTACCGCCCGTCACCACACCTGGCACGGCGACTCGCCCATCCATGACGGCGGAACCGATACCGCCGCCACGCCGGAGGAACTCCTCTTGGGTGCGCTCGGCGCCTGTGCCTCCATCACCGCCAAAATGTACGCCGAACGTAAAGGCTGGCCGCTCAAGGATGTCATCATCACGCTGGAGATGGAGCGCAAGCCGCGCGAGGATGCGCCCTTCGCCCACGAGATCAGCGAGAAGATCGAGCTGATCGGCGACCTCACCACCGAGCAGCGCGCGCGTATTCAGGAGATCATGGGCCGCTGTCCGGTGCGCCGCACCGTCACAAACCCCCTCTTATTTGTCGAAGAGCTGCTCGCCGCCGAAAACCCGGCCGACTGA